ATAAAAAGTAAGGAGGATTTTGAATGTCTATAAGTACTGGTGGAGGAGATAAAGGTAAGACAAGTTTATGGTCAGGCGAAAGGGTTCCTAAAAATGATTTAAGAGTAGAGGCTTATGGTACAATCGATGAATTATCTGCACATTTAGGGGAAGCAAAACACTATGTAAAATCATATAAAGTAAGAAATATAATAAATGAAATACAAAACGATTTATTCAAAGTGGTTGGAGAATTAGCTTCTAAAAATAAAGAATTTATTCAACCTATTACAAAAGAGGATGGAGAAAAACTAACGAACTATATAAAAAATTTTGAGGAAAGGGTTAAACTGAAGGGATTTGTTATTACAGGTAGCACAATAGAATCTGCCAAATTAGATATATGTCGAACAATTGCTCGAAGGGCGGAAAGAAGAATAATTTGTGTAAAAGATGAAGATGAAGTTTCTGAAGAAGTATTAGTGTATATGAATAGACTATCTGATTTATTATTTATTATGGCAAGATTTGAAGAATTTTTATTAGATAAAATAGAACAAAAACAATGGTGATGTAATGAAAATATTAGAAGCTGTATATCAAATAGAATTAATAAATATTCATTCATTAAA
This genomic window from Marinitoga hydrogenitolerans DSM 16785 contains:
- a CDS encoding cob(I)yrinic acid a,c-diamide adenosyltransferase, with product MSISTGGGDKGKTSLWSGERVPKNDLRVEAYGTIDELSAHLGEAKHYVKSYKVRNIINEIQNDLFKVVGELASKNKEFIQPITKEDGEKLTNYIKNFEERVKLKGFVITGSTIESAKLDICRTIARRAERRIICVKDEDEVSEEVLVYMNRLSDLLFIMARFEEFLLDKIEQKQW